Below is a genomic region from Henckelia pumila isolate YLH828 chromosome 3, ASM3356847v2, whole genome shotgun sequence.
GCAAAATGTCATAATTTATAATGAAATTTGGAGTATTCATGAGAATCATCtcaaacaaaaatatattttcctggAAAGTATGGATTCATTTATATTCCTTTATTCACATAAATACATAATTTACAAGGTGATGATGCATCACATTGCAAAATAACAAACAAGCCTCACTTCTCAGGTTTGTTAGAACACCAAATCAAATTATTGAAATACATTCCGAATGCAAAAGCAAGAACAATAGCCATTGCCATATACACAACCTTTTTTGATTTTATCACCTTTGCTGCTGTACCAGCGGCAACGAGTTTATAATAATCTACGCCATCTTTCCCCACTTTTCCAGTTCGTTTATATGCGAATTCGGAATCAGCATTGCCCGAAAACTCCTCACGCCGATCGGTATTAATACTTGGCTCAGCTCTTTGATGATCATCAAGAATGGTGCCCGCAGTTTTCTCCTTTTTATCATCCTCTGTTTCATCAACTTTTCCCTCCTCGACGGGTTTTGCGTCTTCTTTCGGGTCCGGTTTATCGCGAAAACCGGTAGAAGTTTCTTGCTTGATTTGAGCCTCACTTGAGCTGGTTTTCTTGGTATCTTCGTTTTCTTGATCTTTCCTTGGTCGGGATGGGATTGGTGTTGGTGGGCGATGGTCTAAGGACCTCTGGGCCGGCTGAGTTTCTAAAACCGGCGATTTTTCGGCCTCTTTCTCTGCTGGAACGATCAGCTTCGGCTGCCTTATATACAATATTCCACCTTCAAATTTAGCAGAGATGTTGGTGGTGTCACAGTTAGGGGAGACATGGTAATCCTTCTGAAAGATGCTCAACTTGTTGTCCCCGATCGGCCTCGTCCCGCTGACCCTCACAGTTCCCGACTTAGCCAGCTGAACTCTCAGCTGTTCTCTCCTAAAACCTGCAAAATCCAGCCAATTTTCTTAATAATTCACGCATTATATATAGTTTTCAATCACATGAACATGCATGATGTTATTATTTCGCGAATCGAATTGCGAAAACAGACCGGGGAGATATATGAGGAGAGTGTCACAATCTTGCTCCTGTATCACATCAGAGGATGGCTCAAAAGTATTCTTTTGAGCTGCTGCATCTCCCACTTTCGCATCCATTATGTAATATTTATTTACTCTTTTGAATTTGGAGATATATGTATGAATATTATTGAGACGTGAATGAAGATTTTCTCTCTtaaatgtgtgtatatatatgttgataATATATAGCAAGTTTGAGTTTCTTGAGGCATTGGCATTTAATTTCTTGGAGAACAGAGTATACCTTTATTTGCATTCAGGCTTTCTTTGTTATTTTTAAGGAAGATAACTATTTCTTGAGACACATGTTTCCGCGTATTCTTTCTACGTCTTGGGCTGCTACCTTTCTGAACAGGGAAAGAATACACTTGACCAATGTGCACATGACCGAGCAATTAATTTTTAGGTTATCCCAGTCTCAAAATATTGGTGGAAATGTATCAAGATATTGAtggtattttaaataaaaatgcaccaccgaatttaattataaattaggaCAAGGAAACAGCATTTTTCCCCAACTACATCCACCAAtaacattttttaaatatttattgtatTGAAAATTTAAAGTTTCATCATTTTATTAAGAAAGAGAAAATATAATAAttgtaaataattaaaaaggattATAGGTCTGAGATCTTGGGCCCTCATTTGGTTTTTCGAGGGGCCGTGATTGCAAACCTCGGCCTCTTTCGTCTGAATTTTATTATTCAAATTGTTCGGTTGAATGGAGGCCACGTGCTTGCGATACGTTGGGTCATTATAGAATAGCTTGGGCCCATATTGGCCCAATGATCCCTCCTCGCGCTGATTAGGCTGGCAAAACGTTTGGTCTTATTGGATTCTAAATTCTAATGTAGTGTTTGTGACAGCTTCTTTAAagtatttcttattttttttaacaaaaatttaaaattttatgaaattttgttaataaaaagTTGAGAAGTGTT
It encodes:
- the LOC140886720 gene encoding uncharacterized protein, which produces MDAKVGDAAAQKNTFEPSSDVIQEQDCDTLLIYLPGFRREQLRVQLAKSGTVRVSGTRPIGDNKLSIFQKDYHVSPNCDTTNISAKFEGGILYIRQPKLIVPAEKEAEKSPVLETQPAQRSLDHRPPTPIPSRPRKDQENEDTKKTSSSEAQIKQETSTGFRDKPDPKEDAKPVEEGKVDETEDDKKEKTAGTILDDHQRAEPSINTDRREEFSGNADSEFAYKRTGKVGKDGVDYYKLVAAGTAAKVIKSKKVVYMAMAIVLAFAFGMYFNNLIWCSNKPEK